One Deinococcus sp. LM3 genomic region harbors:
- the greA gene encoding transcription elongation factor GreA: MTKERITMTQRGYDKLLETLHFLKTTKREEISENMGRAIADGDLRESAAYDEARMQQSENEARISELESQLERSVIIEEDSSGGAGLGAKVTVKDAKGKEHRFELVGTYEVDVLKGKISDASPIGKALAGRRAGEKVTVQLPKGNAEFEILAVDY, encoded by the coding sequence ATGACGAAAGAACGCATCACCATGACCCAGCGCGGGTATGACAAACTGCTCGAAACCCTTCACTTCCTGAAAACCACCAAGCGTGAGGAGATCTCCGAGAACATGGGGCGCGCCATCGCCGACGGCGACCTGCGGGAAAGTGCCGCGTACGACGAGGCCCGCATGCAGCAATCCGAGAACGAGGCCCGCATCTCGGAACTGGAAAGCCAGCTGGAGCGCTCGGTGATCATCGAGGAAGACAGCAGCGGCGGCGCCGGCCTGGGCGCCAAAGTCACCGTGAAAGACGCCAAGGGCAAGGAGCACCGCTTCGAACTGGTCGGCACCTACGAGGTCGACGTGCTCAAGGGCAAGATCAGCGACGCCAGCCCCATCGGCAAGGCCCTGGCCGGCCGCCGGGCCGGTGAGAAGGTCACGGTGCAGCTGCCCAAGGGCAACGCCGAGTTCGAGATCCTGGCTGTCGACTACTGA
- a CDS encoding NUDIX hydrolase, with protein MARRDLLVAAGILRDRLGRVLLVGNDWQGHGRVRHTLPGGVVEPGETLPEALYREIFEETGLKLTGIKHMAYTVHIEDERRGERAIAVAFEATWDGLLNPADPDGFIVEARFCTLEEALDLIESPPMREPLSDFLKTGEPGRFYAFKGWDGRGGLRIPALKPRP; from the coding sequence ATGGCGCGGCGTGACCTGCTGGTCGCCGCCGGCATCCTGCGTGACCGCCTGGGGCGGGTGCTGCTCGTCGGGAACGACTGGCAGGGCCACGGCCGGGTGCGCCACACCCTGCCCGGCGGGGTCGTGGAGCCCGGCGAGACGCTCCCGGAAGCGCTGTACCGCGAGATCTTCGAGGAAACCGGCCTGAAACTCACGGGCATCAAGCACATGGCCTACACGGTGCACATCGAGGACGAGCGCCGGGGCGAGCGCGCCATCGCCGTGGCGTTCGAGGCCACCTGGGACGGACTGCTGAACCCTGCCGACCCGGACGGCTTCATCGTCGAGGCGCGCTTCTGCACCCTGGAGGAGGCGCTCGACCTGATCGAATCCCCGCCCATGCGGGAGCCCCTGAGTGATTTCCTGAAGACAGGGGAGCCCGGACGGTTCTACGCGTTCAAGGGCTGGGACGGGCGGGGAGGACTGCGCATACCGGCGCTGAAACCCCGCCCCTGA
- a CDS encoding purine-nucleoside phosphorylase, producing MSQIHVRAQPGDVAPYVLLPGDPNRARHIAQTYLENAREYTSHRQLLGFTGTYQGVPVSVQTTGMGCPSAAIVTEELARLGATTLIRVGTLGGATPSVAPGDLVIATAAVPNDGTTRQMLGGAPYAPAASFEVVEASVKAAREQNAPHHVGLVMTEDAFYASTPEHARLWAGRGVLGFEMEASAIFLIAAQRGLRAACLTACSNDIGDPQLVPDEVLAAGVDRMVRVALGAIVTLAANDAR from the coding sequence ATGAGTCAGATTCACGTTCGCGCCCAGCCCGGAGACGTCGCCCCCTACGTGCTGCTTCCGGGCGACCCCAACCGCGCGCGGCACATCGCGCAGACCTACCTGGAAAATGCCCGCGAGTACACCAGCCACCGCCAGCTGCTGGGCTTCACCGGGACGTACCAGGGCGTCCCGGTCAGCGTGCAGACCACCGGGATGGGCTGCCCCAGCGCCGCCATCGTGACCGAGGAACTCGCGCGGCTGGGCGCCACCACCCTGATCCGCGTGGGCACCCTGGGCGGCGCGACCCCCAGCGTCGCACCCGGCGACCTCGTGATCGCCACGGCCGCCGTACCCAACGACGGCACCACCCGCCAGATGCTGGGTGGCGCGCCGTACGCCCCGGCCGCCAGCTTCGAGGTCGTGGAGGCCAGCGTGAAGGCCGCCCGCGAGCAGAACGCCCCGCACCATGTGGGACTGGTCATGACCGAGGACGCCTTCTACGCCAGCACGCCCGAACACGCGCGCCTGTGGGCGGGACGGGGCGTGCTGGGCTTCGAGATGGAAGCCAGCGCCATCTTCCTGATCGCCGCGCAGCGCGGCCTGCGCGCCGCGTGCCTGACCGCGTGCAGCAACGACATCGGCGATCCGCAACTGGTGCCTGACGAGGTGCTGGCGGCCGGGGTGGACCGCATGGTGCGCGTGGCGCTGGGCGCCATCGTGACGCTCGCCGCGAACGACGCCAGGTAA
- a CDS encoding phosphohydrolase produces the protein MSEKGGPSDGKGNPQKFRLSVESGVVSDVAGRNEAGRDGAAPTTPNGQRVVEFTTPRAKLIEEANQAIRADLQAFPRALAAYEALRGDPEALAHWDMANYITMRKLGYNDHGRVHAFITGAAGMAITELLLEGGVKPDLMESGVGDPDDVFLTVILGTMLHDIGNQIHRAGHEAHGVALALPILDRIMGPLYPDPFKRTKVRSFILGAINCHDLNPAPLTVEGGIVAVADGTDITKGRGRKAFSLGSVDIHSISALAVDQVVIERGRDKPVLISVTMNNSGGIFQVEEILAPKVIRTPLRRFVELRATTRPQGDEQILSRVRLDGDHFVMDLESGEQVEVEVMDSQKQAQQAVAENLGLSSDSR, from the coding sequence GTGAGTGAGAAGGGCGGCCCCTCCGACGGGAAGGGCAACCCGCAGAAGTTCCGGCTGAGCGTCGAGAGCGGCGTCGTCAGCGACGTGGCCGGACGTAACGAGGCGGGCCGCGACGGGGCCGCACCCACCACGCCGAACGGTCAGCGGGTCGTGGAGTTCACCACGCCGCGCGCCAAGCTGATCGAGGAGGCCAATCAGGCGATCCGCGCGGACCTGCAGGCCTTCCCGCGCGCGCTGGCCGCCTACGAGGCGCTGCGCGGCGACCCGGAGGCCCTGGCCCACTGGGACATGGCGAACTACATCACCATGCGCAAGCTGGGGTACAACGACCACGGGCGCGTGCACGCGTTCATCACCGGCGCGGCGGGCATGGCGATCACGGAACTGCTGCTGGAGGGCGGCGTGAAACCCGACCTGATGGAATCCGGCGTGGGCGACCCCGACGACGTGTTCCTGACCGTGATCCTGGGAACCATGCTGCACGACATCGGCAACCAGATTCACCGGGCGGGGCACGAGGCGCACGGCGTGGCGCTGGCCCTGCCGATCCTGGACCGCATCATGGGGCCGCTGTACCCGGATCCGTTCAAGCGCACCAAGGTCCGGTCGTTCATTCTGGGCGCCATCAACTGCCACGACCTGAATCCCGCCCCGCTGACGGTCGAGGGCGGCATCGTGGCGGTCGCGGACGGCACGGACATCACCAAGGGCCGGGGCCGCAAGGCGTTCAGCCTGGGCAGCGTGGACATCCACTCGATCAGCGCGCTGGCCGTGGATCAGGTCGTCATCGAGCGGGGCCGCGACAAGCCGGTGCTGATCAGCGTGACCATGAACAACTCGGGCGGCATCTTTCAGGTCGAGGAGATCCTGGCCCCCAAGGTCATCCGCACGCCGCTGCGCCGGTTCGTGGAACTGCGCGCCACGACCCGCCCGCAGGGCGACGAGCAGATCCTCTCGCGGGTCCGGCTGGACGGCGACCACTTCGTGATGGACCTCGAAAGCGGCGAGCAGGTCGAGGTGGAGGTCATGGACTCGCAGAAGCAGGCGCAGCAGGCGGTGGCCGAGAACCTGGGCCTGAGCAGCGACAGCCGCTGA
- a CDS encoding enoyl-CoA hydratase-related protein yields MTQLDELEFDNVQIDQHGPIAVLTINRPRALNALNADTLSEIAQAVNMIIEDAEVGALIITGSGEKAFVAGADISEFGDLEGVYDGRELALAGQDVMHQISSLPIPVIAAINGYALGGGLELALACDVRVASTGARLGLPETGLGLIPGFGGTQRLPRLIGTGRALDLILTARQVKADEALAMGLVNYVADNALTKAREVAEAMLKNAPIAVSLVKEAVRRGMDTTLEGGLEIEADLFGMTVATKDFREGVDAFLNKRPAEFQGE; encoded by the coding sequence ATGACTCAACTCGACGAACTGGAATTCGACAACGTGCAGATCGACCAGCATGGCCCCATCGCCGTGCTGACCATCAACCGCCCCCGCGCGCTGAACGCCCTGAACGCCGATACCCTCTCGGAGATCGCGCAGGCCGTGAACATGATCATCGAGGACGCCGAGGTGGGCGCGCTGATCATCACGGGCAGCGGCGAGAAGGCCTTCGTGGCGGGCGCGGACATCAGCGAGTTCGGTGACCTGGAGGGCGTGTACGACGGCCGTGAACTGGCGCTGGCCGGGCAGGACGTCATGCATCAGATCAGCAGCCTGCCCATTCCCGTGATCGCGGCCATCAACGGGTACGCGCTGGGCGGCGGGCTGGAACTGGCGCTGGCCTGCGACGTGCGCGTGGCCTCCACGGGCGCCCGCCTGGGCCTGCCGGAAACGGGTCTGGGCCTGATTCCCGGTTTCGGGGGAACGCAGCGCCTGCCGCGCCTGATCGGCACGGGCCGCGCCCTGGACCTGATCCTCACGGCCCGGCAGGTCAAGGCCGACGAGGCGCTCGCCATGGGTCTCGTGAACTACGTGGCCGACAACGCCCTGACCAAGGCCCGCGAGGTCGCTGAGGCCATGCTGAAAAACGCTCCGATTGCCGTGTCGCTGGTCAAGGAAGCCGTGCGGCGCGGCATGGACACCACCCTCGAAGGCGGCCTGGAGATCGAGGCGGACCTGTTCGGCATGACGGTCGCCACCAAGGACTTCCGCGAGGGCGTGGACGCCTTCCTGAACAAACGCCCGGCGGAGTTCCAGGGTGAGTGA